The genomic region AAATGTTGAAAACTCTTCTAGTGGTGGATTACTCTCACGACTTACAGGACAATCGACTGCTGATGATCTTGACACAGCAAGCACAACAAATCGAGTTACGTCGCTCGTTCGAAAAGCCGCTCTTGGTCGGTTAACACTGCCAGCCGAACTTGACGGCACCGAACGGGCACTTCTTGTCGTTGCTGGACCACCACAATATCTAAATCGAAAAGGGATCGAGCGTGGGCGAAAATGGGTTGAGGGACAAACAGATAGTATGGAGGTCCGAGGCGGAGACTATCCGCTCATGGATTCAGGTAAAGTTGCGTCCGTGATTCTGCTTTCAGGTGTTTATAAGATTGACCGAATTAATGAGCTTCAGCAAATTGCGAATGAAGCCAAAGAAAACATTGATTCGATTCGAAATGAAAGCGAGGAAAATCTTAATGAACTTGTCAATGACGATGAAGATGAGCTTGAATCATTATTTTGAGGGACTCCCGCATGTTGGATAGCCTCAGTAACTACAGTAAATACATTGCTACTGTGGTTGGTATTCTCTTTGTTGTATTCTGTGCTGTTACTGCAATCGTGACACCCACAAGTGCGGTTGCTGTCGACACAGCCGATATGGTACGCGATGAACGCGTTGGGACACAGCACACAGTTTCTGTGACGCTTACAGATCTGTATGAAGAGCCACCACTCGAGTCATGGACACTCACAGGATCAACAGCGCTCGTCGATGTAACATGGACGATTATCCAATATGACCAGACTGGTGCACAGATTGACCAGCAATCATATGATGGTCAGCGACTTACTGGGACGCGTATCGCAGCAGTAGATGGAACCAATCGAGTCAGTGTCAGAGTTGCTGGAACAATTCCTCGTATTGAGTCATTCTCATATGATCCAAAACAATCATTCCGAGTGGTTTCGCTGACACAAACACGAACCGGTGGATCATCAAGCGTTATTGACATTTGGACAGCAACACACAGCACAGAGCAGAGTGCATCAGCACGCGAAGAGCTTACTACAGCACGCGAAACCGTCTCAACTGTCGATTCAGACCGAGCCAAACAAACAATCCAGAATGCAATTGATGCGTACAATGGTGGGGAGTTTGCACTTGCAACCCGACTCGCATCAGAAGCAGAGGAAGCGGCGAAACAAGCCCAACAATCGAATCAAATGTTTCAATACGTGCTATATGCTCTTTCTGGAATTGTCGTCATCGGGGGTGCGAGTGGGATTGTGTATTGGCGTCGGCAACAACGGACAGAGGATAAATTATAATAAATGATAATTATTGGAGATAACACTCGATGCAGTCAAGATAATTTAATTTTTGAGAACGATACGGTATTTCCATCAGCATGAGTTGTAGTGAGTACTGATGCACGTCATTGTTCCATATACAGATGTTTCACCGAAGACACGGCTTGACTCGATACTCACAGCATCTGAACGAACTGCATTTGCACAGGCAATGCTGTATGATGTTATTTCCACACTACAGAGTAATGGGCATACTGTTGAGCTTCTTATACCGACAGAGACGGTGATGCAAGCAAGAGAGCAACGAGATCAAGCAGATCAACGAGATCAAGAGACAATCATAGATTCGACCGGGGTGAGTACTGAAGCGGTATCAACATCTACGTCGACTCATGCGGATACAACAGAACACAATGCTGCAAGTGATAATTACGTGTCACAGTCGCCGACACATACACTGAGTGTTACCCCTGAGGCTATTATGAGAATTCTTAGAGACGATGATGATCCTGATAACGAGACGAGTACTCAAGAGAGAGATGGCGATAAGGAATATATTGATATTACAGTTGATACCGCGCAAAATCAAATACAATCCAATCAGATTGTTGTAACGGCTGATGATCGAGCGCTGACGCCTGCGGTCAATAGCTGTCTAAATCGGTTATCTGATACAGAGACTCCATTCAGTGAACTTGCAGTGGTGATGGCTGATCTTGCGCTTATCACACCCACAGCAATCGAACGGCTATTCGCTCGAGAGGGAGATATTGTGCTTGCCCCTGGCCGTGGCGGGGGGACAAACGCGATTGTTGTCAGACATCCAGCGTTCAGGGTCGATTATCACGGCACATCATATCGAGACCACTACCAAGCAGCGACTGACGCGTCTCTTTCAGTCGGTGTTGTTGATTCAATGCGCTTGGGAACTGATATCGATGAACCCACAGACCTTCCAGAAGTGCTACTTCACAACAATGGGATGTCTTCTGTATGGCTCCAATCAGCCGGGATTGAGCTCAATCTTGATGATAATACGGGACGTGTCGGTATCACACGTGAACGTAAGAATGAAGATGTTGATTGAACTGTATTCTTGATATTTCGTAGTCTTATTTTTGTTATCTGAACTCACAAAGGCATTAATTACCAGTCGCAAGGATGTCACCTGGGTAAACCGTATGAACTGTGTAGTCACAGAAGCATATGAGAAGATTTCCATTATTTTTGCAGTTGAAGCAGATTAAAGCGGTGCGGAAATACTATTCATATCCTTCACATAGTATGTATTACCCGAAGTATTGATATCTCAGAGACTGATTCCTGTTGGGAGTCATTAATCGCCGTCCCCGTACTCATAATATATACAGTATGTTTGAAACTCGCCCAGATTGTGATGAGGTTGTTCTTCTCGGTCGGTCAAACGTTGGTAAATCAACATTAATGCGTGAACTAACTGGTCACACTGGATTCACAACCGGGAGAAAACCTGGCGTGACACGATCACCAAATCATTATGATTGGGCTTCTGAATCGTTCATGTTCACCGACCTTCCTGGATTTGGGTTCATGTCCGGAGTCGAAAGTAGTCAGCGCGAGCAGATCAAGACCGATATCGTCCGGTATATCGAATCAAACGCCGAATCAATCCTTGCTGCGGTTCTTGTCATTGATGGAAAAAGTGCTGTTGAGATCATCGACCGACATTCCGGACCTGATGAGATTCCCCATGACATCGAGTTGTTTAGTTTTCTCTGGGAACTTGATCTACCGACTGTGGTTGCGGTAAATAAGATCGACAAGGTTGAGAATAAAGATAATCAACTTGATGATCTCTGTGATCGCCTTGGCTTATACCCACCATGGCAACAATGGCAAGATACAATTGCTCCAATCAGCGCAAAGCGGGGGTCAATCGAACCGCTTGAAGAAGCACTTCAAGCAATATTCAGCGATCAACGACGTGATGATCTCTTAAAATTTGTTACGTAATAATGACGCTTTCTTCATGGAACTGATTGCCATCCCATCGCCATGACCCAAGATGGTGAGTGTGGTCAGTGTCTGTTGATATTGGGTGGTAGTGAGTGTCCTTGGTTGACTGTCGATCAGTGTCGGTCTCATCATTCGTATCGGTATTAGTATTATATGTATACCAGTTTGCTCCCACCGGGCAGGAATCTACTGACATTGGCTTGACCGGTGCAGTATCACTGGGATATTTATTCATGCTGTGTCCGTATTCACGCTGAGCATCATCATAACAACAGATTGCATATGAATGCCCACTCCACGTCGCCTGCGCACTATCAGTCTCACTTGGGGTTAATGGACCGTCTGGATGACTATGATAGAATCCAATTACCTCCCGACCGGTGTCATGAATCATATCAAAGATTGTCATAAGTTCCTCAGGGTCAATTTCATACCGCGTACGCGGCGTTTCAGCAGCATTTGTCGCTGGGTATACAGCCGTGACTACGCTTTCAGAGTCATGATATATCCCAGAGAGGACACCGCAAATCTCAGTGGTGTGTGAGTATGATTGCGCGAGAATTGTATTATAACATTCCGATGGGATTTCAATCATAACGTATCAACGGTGACTTCGCCAGGAAACTAGTTATTCATATTGCATACGTATATCAAGCATCAGTCATCTATATAGCATGTTAGCATCAGATGTTTGCGTGACTCACGATATATGAAGTCAAAAAACGACTTCGACATTTTGACAAGGGTGGTTTAATTCTATATTGGCGCCAGGTTGTCTTTTTATCAATATGGGATGAGATATGCTATTTTATTTTTAATTCAACGGACGGCGATTTGACCTGCGATCAACTTTCTTGAACGAGTTCGTATTCCCATGCATCATATCCACCAGCCATACTCTGAATTCTTGCATCGTGAGGGACATCCTCATAACTTTGAATCAGACGTGCTGCTTGAATCGATGATTGTCCAATCGGACATGCAACGACGATGTGCTGACTCCACTCGATTTCCTCGATGCGATGTGGCAACTTATCTAAAGGAATATTAATTGCCTCAGGGAGGTGTCCTTGCTCAAACTGCACTTGTGAGCGAATATCGATGATCTGCAGTCGCTCAGCAGCATGACTGTTATTCTCCAGTTGGTGTTTGACTGTCTCAGGATCAATCTCAGACACCATTGAAACTCACTCCGTTTCGGGTTGTCACTTGTATATATAATTCATATTGCAGTAAAAATGTTCGGAGACCCCCAGATGCGACGGCACGTATCACGGTCTGAAAGCCATATTGTATTGTGTCTGTATCGTACATAAAGATACGTCTCAATGAGTTCGGATGGTGGCTCAGATAAAATACCACATCACAAGGGGCTCAGTGGGGGTAACTGTCATCATGGCCACCATCGATAGATTACACTTGATAAATAAGAATCCACGTTTCTCTCCTAGCTATTTATATACTATCCAATTGATAGACGCGAGAAAATATACGTAGATAACAACTGTCCGATAGACTAGTTTGTGCTCATGATCTCATCATCCATCGAAACCGGATACGCTAGCCAACACCTACTTGTTTTTCACTGAGCGATACCCTTGTCATTGTATGGAATTGTTTGCAGTTAGTAATCTTCCAGAGGTGAATCAGGGCGATGACCTCGCAGCGTTGATTACTGAACAGGTTGATCTCAGATCAGACGATATTATTTGTGTTGCTTCAACGATTGTTTCAAAAGCTGAGGGACGGACTGCGAATCTCGACCGTTTTTCACCGGGTCCACGTGCTAGAGAACTCACAACGGCGCTTGATTCAGACATAGATCCGCGATTCACCCAGGCTGTTCTTGAAGAGAGTGTTGAAGTTATTCTTGAATCACCATTCCTCCTTACTGAGACACGGTTTGGTCACATCGGAGTCAACGCAGGGATTGATCGGTCAAACGTTCCTGACGCAGACTTATTATTACTGCCGAAATCGCCGACAGAGAGTGCTCAGCGTCTTCATGAGGGATTACCAGCTAATCGGATTATCGTTACCGATACATGCGGGCGACCGTTTCGTCATGGACAGCGCGGTGTTGCACTCGGGTGGGCAGGGCTTCCACCAGCTCGTGATTGGCGCGGGGAAACAGACCGAGACGGTCGTGAGCTGAGTGCAACCGTCGAGAACGTCGTTGACGAGCTTGCTGCTGCGTCAAATCTTCTCACAGGCGAGGGTGATGATGGAACACCTGTCGTTGTTATTCGTGACTTCGAGTGGGGCGATCATGGAAGTAGTGATGCTCACTTTCGAGATGTCGATACAGACTTTGTGCGCCAGGCTGTCCGGGGGTGGTCATATGCGTGATATCGCTCCGGACCGACCGACACTTGGTGTCGAATTAACACCTGAGGTCCCTATTCCAACGGTCGTTGATCGTGGAGTGATAGCCGAGGACGCTGGATATGATGGAGCATTTATTTCCTGTCATTATAACAATCGGGATCCATTCGCAGCGTTAGCGCGGCTAGCTGGACAAACGGACACGCTTCATATTGGTCCGGGTGTTGCAAATCCATACGAACTTCATCCTGTTACGTTAGCATCGAAAACAGCAACAGTCGCTGAACTAACCAATGGGCGTGCACTCTTTGGGATTGGTCCTGGCGACCCTTCAACATTACAAAACCTTGGTTTGACAGATGAGCGTGGTCTGCGGTCAGTTCTTGAGGCATTCAAATCAGCCGAAGATCTCTGGGCAGGCGAACGTATCACACACGAGGGGACATTTGAAGCGAACGATGCTGGATTGAATTTCTCTGTTCCTGGTGAAATCCCGGTCTATATTGGTGGTGAGGGTCCGCATATGTGTCGAATGTCTGGAAAACATGCTGATGGATTGTTATTCAATGGATCGCATCCTGCCGATCTTGCGTGGGCAAGCGACCGGGTCGCTGAGGGCATTGAGGATCGACCATCAGAATACGATGAGTTCGAGTTATTAGCATACGCCAGCGTCAGTGTCGCAGATGATGCAGAAGCGGCTCGTGAGGCTGCCCGCCCACCGGTTGCGTATATTACTGCTGGGGCTGCTCCGCCCGTGCTTGACCGACATAATATTGATGCATCGCTTGCTAAATCGATTGGTAAAAAGATTGGTGCAGGTGACTTCTCAGAGGCATTTGAGGCTGTGACACCTAAGATGATTGACGCATTCTGTATCGCTGGTGACCTAACAGCAGTAACCGACCAGATAGCAGATGTACTTGAACAGACAGATGGAATTATTATCGGGTCACCGATTGGTCCAACGCCGGAACAGGCAATTGAATTGGCTGCAACTGCGTTTGAGCAGGCTCATTGATATCCTTCCTGCGAGGGGTGAGCCCTGATCTTCTGCAAAAGATAACACAATACAATCGGTATTCACTCTCTATCGGGCTTTGCCCATGTTATCACTCGATCGCGCGTCTGGATCCGCTGATGTCTCCTCACGAGCGCTCGCTCCCCATCCAGTCAGCAAATTGAGTGCCGACCCAGCGGCGAGAAGACCGAAATAGCCAACAGCAACGGTTGTCAATGCGGAACCGACAAGGAATAAAATGGCAGTAAGCGGATCAACTCCAAGGAAGACGTCAGTAATGAATGTAATAATCAGGGTGATGATACTGGTAAAGAGTTCAACGATAAAGTCAATAACCGTAACCATATCCATGCTGTGTTTTCAGACTACTTGTGTGTTGATATCACCTGTTCATTATTGCACGTATACAACAAAGCTACACACATCTTCTTATATGCAAGATAAATACACACCCGTTCATTGAAAAATGGCTTCCAAATCAGTGCAAACAGATATACCATATTCTCTCAGATAATCATGTAGTGACACGGGATCGTTCTCTTGATGAATTCATTGATGCAGGAGTGGCTGATGATGTCTCTGATAGTGACAATGATGCAAACACCGAGATTGGTTCCGATTCGAATTCCGAGCCTAACGATACAGGTGATGAGACAACACCGACAGATGATACGCGTACTGAAGATCATACCACAACTGACTCGACAGCAACTGCTGTTGCGACGTCGGCTGATACTACTACTACTGAGTCTGAGACACGAGATGATATCTCTCCAGCTGTGGCAACGCTTCGATGTGATCCAAATGGGATTTCATGCCCTCAGTGTGGGGACGTTGTCACACAACGCTGGCGGGCACAACAGCAAGGCAAAAACGACACCACATATATTTGTGGAGATTGCAAGAACTGGTAAGTAACTGCGAATTCATCTCATAATTTGTATAATCAATCTGGAGAGTATTTTCCAGCTCGTGACTCAGCAGACAAAACGGTCCCAGACAATTGGGTTACTCAATGTAGGACAATATAATTCCATTAGTCTCTTCGAGTATTACGGCGTCCAAATGCACGGACGAGATCCATCTCATCAACGGTGAGCACTACTGGACGTCCGTGTGGACAGGCATATGGATTTTCACATGCCCCAAGTTGGTTCAGAAGCTCATCAGCCGCAGGCGAGTCTAATATCTCACCGGCACGGAGTGATTGGTGACAGGCAAGTTCGGCGAGTGTGTCAGTTCGTTCATGAGCTACTGAGGGCGTGTCATCATTTTGCAGTGCGTCAATTGCATCACGAATACTCACGGGAGCTGCTGGCTGTCCAAGCGGCGCCGGAACCGAATGCACATTGATTGCTTTGTGTGTATTCTGAGCATCATCACGTTTCGTATACTCATAGCCGTATGTCATAAGCTGGTCTGTGATGCAATCCAGTGTCGAATACTGTCCTGGCGTAAGTGAAACGGTAACCGGTGGGTCAATCGTGACAGTCGGAAGCGTCTCATCAACAGTTGCACAGAGTCGCTCATATGTTATCCGCTCATGAGCAGCGTGTTGGTCGACAATAAGAAGCGTATCATCAAGGGAACATAGAAGATATAATTCCTGAAATTGCCCAAGAACATCCGCGTCCGCGACAGCAGCCGAAGAGGTCTGATCAGCATCAGTGAGTGCTTCAAGCGATACATCGAGTTCTGTCGAGAGAGTGTCTATCTGGCGCTGATCAACTGTTGATAACGCGTCACTAACACTTGTCTCAATCATATCTGCAATCAAATCAGCGGTTTGAATTCGCACCGTCTGTTTTCGTGGATGGACATTGTGATCGGTCAGTGACCCTGGAAGTGAAACTGTCACTGCCGCGATTGGATGTTGCCCACCTGGGAGGAGGTCACTATAGCCATTCATAATCGCCGTAATAAGCGTCTCATTATTGACTGGTCGTCCGTCAATCGCTATCGAGACCGCATTGCGGTTTGCACGTGTGACTGTTGGATGAACAAGCACGCCATTGATTTCAATCGTGGCAGTCTGCGTGATTTGACTGGATTTAGTGTCTATATCAATGGTCTGTGTAGATTCAATGGTTGTACTTTGTGCTGCTATCTCACGATCATACACGCCAAGCAATGCAGACGTGTATCCATCTCCAGATGTAGAGAGGACGTCGTTTCCATCATGCTGGAGCGATATCGCAGTCATAGGGTGCAATAATGCATAGTGCGAGACGAGTTTACTAATCCGCGCGAATTCTGCTTGCGATGAGGCAAGCGCTTCTTGTCTGGCTGGAACTGCTTCAAACAGATTATCAACGGTAATAGTTGTTCCACATGCCCGTCCAGTTGGTTCAACACTCTCAGCGGTCGGACCATTTGTCTTGATCATTGTCCCACATGGACCTCCATTATTTGTTTCAATTTCAAGAGTGCCCACAGTTGCGATACTTGCAAGGGCTTCACCGCGAAATCCAAGTGTCTCAACTGGTGGAATAATACCGTCTTGTGTTGTTGGTGTGATTTCACCGGCTGCCTGTTTTGTTGCGTTGATCTTACTCGTTGTATGTCGCTGCACTGCAAGGATAGCATCCTGCTTTGACATTCCCTGACCGTTATCACGAACAACGAGTTGATCGGTCCCATCGCCAGTTACTGATATATCAATTCGGTCTGCGCCGGCGTCGAGTGCATTTTCGATCAACTCGGCAACAACGTCTGCTGGTCGAGTAATGACTTCCGCTGCGGCGACTGCTGCAATCATTTCATCATCGAGACGGCAGATGGTTGTCTTACTGCTCTCTGTGTCCCCTTGATTACTCATCTAGTCGTCTCTGTAAATTCTCGAGCATATTCAGCGCTTCGAGCGGTGTCATCCGAGCAATATCAATATCGCGTAGCGATTTGAGCACATCTATGTTTGCTGATGCATCGGATTGATTAATACCTGCGTCTGTGTTTGTATCTGCGCCTCTAGGACTTCTGGCAATCTCGTCATCATCCGAGGCTTGATTTTGCTGATTGTCGTGGTCCACAGAAACCATCTCAGCATGAGTTAGGTCATCATGATGATGTGTGCCCTGCTCAGATATCTCGGTGTAATTTTCACCCTCGGTATGGATATATCGTTGTGCCTGTTCAACGACTGGAGTAGGAACACCAGCAAGTTTGGCAACTTCAACACCGTATGAGGAGTCGGCTGCTCCTGACGTAACCCGGTGAAGAAATGTTACTGAGGCATCATTGTCGGGGTGCGTCTCACGATGGACTTTAAAATGTAAATTGAATGCTGATGGAAGCGATCCTGTCACAGTTGTTAGATCATGATAGTGTGTTGTAAATAGTGTCCGAGCACCGATTTCATTATGAATGAACTCTACCGTTGCGCGTGCAATCGCACGTCCATCCGTTGTTGAAGTTCCGCGCCCCACCTCATCAAGGAGAATAAGCGATGATTCAGTTGCATTATGCAGTATGTCCGTCATCTCAGACATTTCTCGCATAAACGTTGACTCACCGCCAGAAATATCATCAGATGCCCCTATTCGTGTAAATATCCGATCGAGAACTGGAATTTGAGCGGCATCTGCAGGAACGAATGACCCTGCTTGTGCAAGAATACAGATATGTGCTATCTGTCGCATATATGTTGATTTACCACTCATATTTGGTCCGGTAATCATCGCGATATGACCTTTTTCGAAGGTAATTCCATTTGGCACGAACTCTGCTTGTGTCTGCTCAACAACGGGATGACGACCTGCCTCAATGTCAAGTGTATCTGCGGTTATTTCTGGGCGGACATATGCATGTGATATCGCAATAGTCGCGAATGAAACGAGCGCATCGAGACGTCCGATTGCGTCTGCTACTGCTTGCAACCGACTTGTTTCTGCTGCGACCTCTGCGCGAATATCACAGAACAGTTCATATTCAAGTTTATCTGCTCGGTTTGATGCGGCGATAATCTCATCTTCACGGCGTTTTAATGCGGGTGTATAGAACCGCTCAGCGTTTTTCAGTGTTTGTCGACGAGTATATTCATTAGGGACGTGGTCGAGATTTGGATTTGTGACCTCAATATAGTATCCATGTACCTCTGTATACCCAACTTCTAGTGAATCAATCCCAGTTCGCTCACGTTCGCGGGTCTCAAGCTCACTTACCCACTCACGTCCAGCCTCCTCTCTTTCCCGTATATCATCAAGATCGTCATTAAATCCCTTAGCAATAACATCACCATCAGTCACTGTTTGTGGTGGGTCCGAGCAGACTGCTGTATCGATGAGTGTCCGGATATCGTCAAGCGAATCAAGCTCAGCCTGTAACTGTTCGAGTGTTTCAGCCGGCAGCTCTGTCTCTGTGAGTACCTCTATGAGTGCTGATTTAATCTCTGGAATGCTGTCAAGGCTCTGCAACAGTGACCGCATGTCACGCGCATCCGCTTGCTCACGCGCAGTCCGAGCGGTGAGACGTTCGAGATCATATATGTGTGACAATTTTTCTGTAAGTGTCTCAACAACAAGCGGATTCTCAGCAAGTGCAGCAACAGCATCATGACGTGTCTTGATTGCTTCATGATCTGCGAGTGGTCGTCGAAGCCACGATTCAAGCGTCCGGCGGCCAAGCGCTGATGACGTTTCATCGATGGTCTCAATGAGTGTCTCACCATACGGTTGCCGGGAGTCAAAAAGCTCTAGACTTTGTATTGCGGTCGCATCAACTCGGAGAGCAGTATCTGTTTTATATCGTCTAATTCGTGAGACGTACTCAAGTGGTCCACAGTCACCTTGTGTATACTCAGCGTAATCGAGAACTGCCCCGACTGCTCGCCGCTCAGCAGATGAAAGGAATGCTGTTGGTTCATCAACATACGCTTCGAGTGTCTGAGTCGCTGCTGCAAGCTCAAACGCCCCCGAGTTATGTGTTGTCTGCATCGTCTCAAAAGGAAGCGATGAAGACTCAATCGTTTTCGTGTCAACTTCAGGACCAATAAGTAACTCCGCTGGTCTGAGTCGGCTTAACTCTTCATAGATTTGATCATGTTCAACGCTAGTTACACGGCACGCACCTGTCGAGACATCGACTGTTGCGATTGCTCCAGTCATCTCCGAGGCGTCACCATCTGAGTCGGTTATACTCACAGCGCCAAGGTACGTTGCCGCTGCATCGGTAAGGAGGTCACCATTGGTGACAGTGCCCGGTGTAATGATATTTGTTACTGCCCGATCAACAAGTCCACTTGTCGCCTCAGCCTCTTCAACTTGCTCAGCGATAGCGACTCGAAAGTCAGCCGATAATAACGCTTCAATATATGATGTAGCATTATCGATAGGGACACCCGCCATCCGATAGGTCCCTGTTGAGTCCTCACGCTGTGTTAGAGTTACCTCACACACTTGAGCGACTGTTGTTGCGGCCTCACAGAATGCCTCATAGAAGTCACCAACCTGAAATAATACAAGAGCATCTGGGTGAGCCTCACAGCAATCAAGATACTGTGACAGCATTGGTGTTAATTCTGTCCGTCGTGTGAGCATCTTCTCTGGCGGTCCCTCAGGTTGTGGCTCGAGATCAGTGCCAGCGTCGACGTCAGTATCGGTGCCTGTTGTCATCCTCACTGAGCATATATTATATCGATCTTAATTCCGACAATACAGATCCGGATCAGCATGTGGTCGCATAACCACCTTGATTGGTTTTGTGTTATTTACTCTTGATATTCTCATGACTCTAAAGAGATGGGATTTGTCTGAGGAGTAATTACGATTTGATCTTGACAACGGTGCATGTATACTGTGATTTCTCCATTTTTGATTACCACTTCATCTTTTACTCGGAGAATAATTCTCCAGTAGAATTAGGTGTATACGGTCGATATATGTATGTGTCGACGTATCAAACCATATCGCACTTGACCGATACATCTGTCTCG from Haloquadratum walsbyi C23 harbors:
- the mutS gene encoding DNA mismatch repair protein MutS, which produces MTTGTDTDVDAGTDLEPQPEGPPEKMLTRRTELTPMLSQYLDCCEAHPDALVLFQVGDFYEAFCEAATTVAQVCEVTLTQREDSTGTYRMAGVPIDNATSYIEALLSADFRVAIAEQVEEAEATSGLVDRAVTNIITPGTVTNGDLLTDAAATYLGAVSITDSDGDASEMTGAIATVDVSTGACRVTSVEHDQIYEELSRLRPAELLIGPEVDTKTIESSSLPFETMQTTHNSGAFELAAATQTLEAYVDEPTAFLSSAERRAVGAVLDYAEYTQGDCGPLEYVSRIRRYKTDTALRVDATAIQSLELFDSRQPYGETLIETIDETSSALGRRTLESWLRRPLADHEAIKTRHDAVAALAENPLVVETLTEKLSHIYDLERLTARTAREQADARDMRSLLQSLDSIPEIKSALIEVLTETELPAETLEQLQAELDSLDDIRTLIDTAVCSDPPQTVTDGDVIAKGFNDDLDDIREREEAGREWVSELETRERERTGIDSLEVGYTEVHGYYIEVTNPNLDHVPNEYTRRQTLKNAERFYTPALKRREDEIIAASNRADKLEYELFCDIRAEVAAETSRLQAVADAIGRLDALVSFATIAISHAYVRPEITADTLDIEAGRHPVVEQTQAEFVPNGITFEKGHIAMITGPNMSGKSTYMRQIAHICILAQAGSFVPADAAQIPVLDRIFTRIGASDDISGGESTFMREMSEMTDILHNATESSLILLDEVGRGTSTTDGRAIARATVEFIHNEIGARTLFTTHYHDLTTVTGSLPSAFNLHFKVHRETHPDNDASVTFLHRVTSGAADSSYGVEVAKLAGVPTPVVEQAQRYIHTEGENYTEISEQGTHHHDDLTHAEMVSVDHDNQQNQASDDDEIARSPRGADTNTDAGINQSDASANIDVLKSLRDIDIARMTPLEALNMLENLQRRLDE